A window of Chloracidobacterium sp. N contains these coding sequences:
- a CDS encoding sigma-54 dependent transcriptional regulator, with protein sequence MATGPADILIVEDKDALRQMWRLTLERAGYGVVEAADLKQARQALRRQPPTVVLTDLRLPDGTGLEVLRAAKSLDPDVPVVVLTAYGSIEEAVAAMKDGAEDFLQKPVDPDHLLLVLERLVETHRLRRACLLMREEYARRYGFPRIIGDSPAMQQVGQHLQRVAPTETTVLLLGESGTGKELFARAMHHLSHRRQAPFVAINCAAIPETLVENELFGHEKGAFTGADGRQVGKFELARGGTLFLDEIGELPLAVQSKFLRALESRTITRIGGGQEIGVDVRIVAATNRDLTAAVAARTFREDLYYRLAVFTLEIPPLRERREDIPALANHFAEKYGREIRRRRVTLSPAALKALQDYDFPGNIRELENCIERACILCEGTTLEPEDLRLPTATPPAGRRRRS encoded by the coding sequence ATGGCCACCGGCCCGGCAGACATTTTGATTGTCGAAGACAAGGATGCCCTGCGTCAGATGTGGCGGCTGACGCTGGAGCGTGCCGGTTATGGCGTCGTCGAAGCCGCCGACCTGAAGCAGGCCCGGCAGGCCCTGCGGCGGCAGCCGCCGACCGTCGTGCTGACCGATCTGCGCCTGCCCGATGGCACAGGGCTGGAAGTGCTCCGCGCTGCCAAGTCCCTCGACCCGGACGTGCCCGTGGTTGTCCTGACGGCCTACGGCTCCATCGAGGAAGCCGTTGCCGCCATGAAGGACGGCGCGGAAGACTTCCTGCAAAAGCCGGTTGATCCTGACCACCTGCTGCTGGTGCTGGAACGCCTTGTGGAGACACACCGCCTGCGGCGCGCCTGCCTCCTGATGCGCGAGGAATATGCCCGGCGCTATGGTTTTCCGCGTATCATCGGCGATTCTCCGGCCATGCAGCAGGTCGGACAGCACCTGCAACGGGTCGCCCCCACGGAGACGACCGTCCTGTTGCTTGGCGAGTCCGGCACGGGCAAGGAACTGTTTGCGCGCGCCATGCACCACCTGAGCCACCGGCGGCAGGCGCCGTTTGTGGCCATCAACTGCGCGGCGATCCCTGAAACCCTGGTCGAAAATGAGCTGTTCGGCCATGAGAAAGGCGCTTTTACCGGCGCGGACGGGCGGCAGGTGGGAAAGTTCGAGCTGGCACGCGGTGGGACGCTGTTTCTCGACGAAATCGGTGAACTGCCCCTGGCCGTCCAGTCCAAGTTCCTGCGCGCGCTGGAATCCCGCACCATCACGCGCATCGGGGGAGGACAGGAAATTGGCGTGGATGTCCGCATCGTGGCGGCGACCAACCGGGACCTCACCGCAGCCGTAGCGGCCAGGACTTTTCGGGAGGATTTGTACTACCGGCTGGCCGTATTCACGCTGGAAATCCCGCCGCTGCGCGAGCGGCGGGAGGACATTCCGGCGCTGGCAAACCACTTTGCCGAAAAGTACGGCCGCGAAATCCGCCGCCGCCGGGTCACACTGTCCCCGGCGGCCCTCAAAGCCCTTCAGGACTACGACTTTCCGGGCAACATCCGCGAGCTTGAAAACTGCATCGAGCGGGCCTGCATTCTCTGCGAAGGAACGACGCTGGAGCCGGAGGACCTGCGGTTGCCGACGGCTACACCTCCGGCCGGGCGTCGCCGCCGAAGCTGA